The Limisphaerales bacterium genome window below encodes:
- a CDS encoding DUF1552 domain-containing protein, with protein sequence MENFSPNRRQFLKGAGVAMALPLLESLPEVRAAQKAARAKGPVKRFVCLSNNYGIYRKGFFPSTAGADYALTPTLKPLERHRKDFTVFSNLDHGNTGGHQGVPVLLSGVRPHLAAGFPEGNISLDQKMAEHVGAATRFPSLTVRVNEGNLTSFTRTGVQVPAIDLRQTYRALFLEEAAADKAKQRQQFKLHGSILDVVLEQAKGVKGQLGKQDQHKFEEYLESVRSLEKKIVQQEPWVDRPKPKTDHPEPPQGKGTEADLKAMVELIALAIQTDSTRAITLSSGFVNGDFGLNGGYHGFSHHGNRDSHTAALMKIEANMTAQMAHLLDLLKAQEDPINGGTLLDHTMVFFGCGMATGTHSTRNLPLLLAGGGFRHGESKIYPEEDPRRVPAANLLLSMLQNFGVEADRFGTSTGTLTGFERQS encoded by the coding sequence ATGGAGAATTTCAGTCCGAACCGGCGGCAATTTCTGAAAGGCGCGGGAGTGGCGATGGCGTTGCCCTTGCTGGAATCGTTGCCAGAAGTGCGCGCGGCGCAGAAGGCCGCCCGGGCCAAGGGGCCGGTGAAGCGGTTTGTTTGTTTGTCGAACAATTACGGCATTTATCGGAAAGGATTTTTCCCGAGCACGGCAGGGGCAGACTATGCGCTAACGCCGACGCTCAAGCCTCTGGAACGCCATCGCAAGGATTTCACGGTTTTCTCCAATCTGGACCACGGCAACACGGGCGGGCATCAGGGCGTGCCGGTGTTGCTCAGTGGCGTGCGGCCGCACTTGGCGGCGGGCTTTCCGGAGGGGAACATCAGCCTCGACCAGAAGATGGCCGAGCATGTCGGCGCGGCCACGCGGTTTCCTTCGCTGACGGTCCGGGTGAATGAAGGAAATCTCACGAGCTTCACGCGCACGGGCGTGCAGGTGCCCGCGATTGATTTACGGCAAACCTATCGCGCCTTATTCCTCGAAGAAGCGGCCGCGGACAAGGCCAAGCAACGGCAGCAATTCAAGCTGCACGGCAGTATTCTCGATGTGGTGCTAGAGCAGGCGAAGGGCGTGAAGGGCCAGCTCGGCAAACAGGATCAGCACAAGTTTGAGGAATACCTCGAGTCGGTGCGGTCGCTGGAAAAGAAGATCGTGCAACAGGAACCGTGGGTGGACCGGCCAAAGCCGAAGACCGACCATCCCGAGCCGCCGCAAGGCAAGGGCACGGAGGCGGACTTGAAGGCGATGGTGGAGCTGATCGCGTTGGCGATCCAAACCGACTCTACGCGCGCGATTACTTTGTCGTCCGGTTTTGTGAATGGCGATTTTGGATTGAACGGAGGGTACCACGGCTTTTCGCATCACGGTAATCGCGACAGCCACACGGCCGCGCTGATGAAGATCGAGGCGAACATGACTGCGCAGATGGCGCACCTACTCGACCTACTCAAGGCGCAGGAGGATCCGATCAACGGGGGCACGTTGCTGGATCACACGATGGTCTTTTTCGGCTGCGGCATGGCTACGGGCACGCACTCCACGCGCAACCTGCCACTGCTGCTTGCTGGCGGCGGCTTCCGGCATGGTGAGTCGAAGATCTATCCGGAAGAGGACCCCCGGCGCGTGCCGGCGGCGAACCTGTTGCTGTCCATGCTGCAAAACTTCGGTGTGGAAGCCGACCGCTTTGGCACCAGCACCGGCACCCTGACCGGCTTCGAGCGGCAGTCATGA